The window CGTCGAGTGATCGATATTTAGGTGCGCGCACGCTGATGCGTGATGCAACACGAGGACCTGCGTCTAGCCCGCCCCATGGAGGCACGTCCGCCGGTGGTCCCGCGCGCCTGATCAGGATGAAGAACCGAATCCCTGTCACGACGCTCGCGATTCGAGAAACCTGAAGAGATGTTCGAAGAGTGCCGCCGTTGCCGCATCGGAACCATCGCCGACCATTCTTTGCCAGGCGCCTTCAGGCTCGTCCGGAAGGCGGCCATGGAGATCAGGATCGGCCACGCGAGGTTGGCTCCATGTCCTAGCTGGTCCGCTAGCCATTCTCGAAAACCCGCGAGCAGCGCGCAACCCTGCCAACGCCTATCGTGCGGCGGTGATTTGTTCTCGGAGAATGTCACCATGGCCGGCGTGACGGGCGAAATCCTCGATCAGGAGCAGGTAGACAAACCGCAGACTGACATCGCCAGCGCGGGGGTGCGGCTTGGTGTCGTCGAGCTCGAAGTCAGCGGCGATCACGCGGGAACGCTCGCTGGCACGCTCAAACTCGGCGATCACGTCGGCCAGCGTTTCGCCGCCGGCGACAACGAAACTGCCGTCGTCACCGGTGGCGTAGCCGTCGCATGCGGACTCGTCCAGGCCGAGCAGGGTGCGTTGGAACCAGATGCGCTCGGCGGTGGCGGCGTGTTTGATCAGCCCGATCGGTGTGGTCAGTGAGACGACCAGGCGCCGCCGTGCGTCGGTCTCGGATAGCCCTCGCGTGGTGTCGATGAGCGCTTGCCGGTTGCGGTCAAGCAAGCTCTCCAACATGAGACGTTCGGGTCCAGCGGTCATTCGGGGCCATATGAACATTAATTGTTCAGCTTTCTGGGTTGAAAGGACATCGACGGATCAGGCCATGGGCGCGTACTCGAGCAGGATGAGGGTCGATCGGACAGGGCTCGTCTCGATCGCCGAGGAGAACACCGATGACATCGGTGCCGGAGGCCCGCCGGGGATGTAGGCGCTGCAAACGCTTCTCGGCCCTTGTCAGAGGGTCCTCGGGGAATGCCGTGTCCAGAGCCGAGGACGAGCCGGAGCGATCATAAGGATAACATCCAAGGGCGCTGTTGCGCCGGCGGGGCCGTGGTCTCTGCGGCGACTGCGGCATGATCGGATGATGGCTCGCTGCCGTCCTCGCCCGCCGGTCCCGGTGTCGGAGTTGGTCGGGTTCCGGTTCCCGTCCGAGGTGATCGTTCTGGCGGTGCGGTGGTATCTGCGGTTCGCGTTGTCGTATCGGGACGTCGAGGAGCTACTCGCCGAACGTGGCATCGATGTTGATCACGTGACTGTGTACCGGTGGGTGCGCCGGTTCACGCCGTTGCTGGTCGAGGCGGCCCGGCCGTGCCGGCACCGGCCGGCCAGTGGATGGTTCGTCGACGAGACCTACATCAAGATCGCAGGCAGGTGGACCTATCTCTACCGGGCCGTCGACCAGCACGGCCAGGTCATCGACGTGCTCGCCAGCGAACGGCGCGACCAGCTCGCCGCCCGCCGATTCCTCCAGCAGGCACTGACCCATGGCTGCCGGCCGGTCGAGGTCACTACGGACAAGGCACTGGTCTACCCGCGGGTCCTCGACGAGATGCTGCCCGAGGCCTGGCACATCGACGCCGCTCGGGAGAACAACAGGATCGAGTCTGACCACGGCCGACTCAAGGCCAGGCTGCGGCCGATGCGCGGGCTGAAACGCCTGCGCTCCGCTCAGACGATCAGCACCGGACACGCCTTGATCCAGAACATCCGCCGCGGCCACTACGAACTCGCCACCGACGTCGATCCGCGGCTGCGGCTATCGGCCGCGTTCTCCGAGCTCGCCGCCGTGGTCTGATCTTCGAGCTTGCCATCGCTTCGGCGGGCACTGTTGCATCGAGGCTCGATGCAACAGTGCCGCCCAAGCTCCACCCCCGGACCAGCTCAATGCATGCGCCCCCGGATTCCGGCGGGGACTGCCAGCGCGGTCGCAGCTCGGGCAGAGGTGCTCAGGGCGAAGTTCAGAACCGGTCGTGGGCGAGATGCGTCCGAGTTGCCATGAGGGGCATCCTGCGAGCACAGGCGTTGATCGTCTTGGTAGTGGGCCACATTGTTCTGGCCGTGGGGGCGGTGCTGTTGCCCTGGGCGGACAACGACATTACCGGGGCCGAGACCGCGCTCGACGTCCTCACAGATGCCGACCCTGTCATCGCCGCTGTCTTGGGGCTGGGCATCGGGGTGGCGGTCGCGCTGGAGATGGTCTTGGCCAGGGCGGCATCTTCCGGGCGGCCTGCTCACGGATGGTGGGTGGCCGGCCTCGCCGCCGCCCTGTGTGCTGTGCTCGCGGCTGTCCATTGCATCGTCACCGTCAGGTCCGAGACTGCCCGTGCCTACATGACGGATCCGGCAGGCAACCTGTTCGAACCGGTCGCCAACAGCCGCCCGGGTCTGGGCCTGCTGTCGGCGACCGGTCTCGGCCTGCTACTGCTGGCCATTCATGTCGCGTCACTCATAGGAAGCATACGAGCGCACCGCGTGTGAGCCCGGACACCGCGCCGGGTCAGATGCGGGTCAGCACCAGCCCATCTGTGGGCTCCGTGGCGGCGCGGCGATCCGGCTGCATGGCGATGGTCGGGCCTAGCCTGGTCGATCACCGAACTCGACCGCTGGGGACGGCTGAGTCCGTTTGCTGAAGCCCGTCCGGGGCTGTTGCATTCGGAGGGCCGGGGCGTCCTCGCCGCGGCGAGGACGCCCTCGCTTGCCATCGCCTCGGTCTCGTCGTGGTGAATCGGTCGATCATCCGGCGGGCCTCTGGGCGGTCCTCCGGGACGACACCGGTGAGCCGGGAGATGACGATGGAAGGCAGCCGGGCGCCGAAGTCCCGGACATAGTCGAAACCGGGCCTGCGACGTGGGGATCGAGCAGCTCCGCGCAGGTCTCGGCCTACCTGCGGGGGCCTGTCCCGGCGCGCTGCGGGCCGCGCAGAACGCCTACCCTGTCCGGCTCCCCGGGGTTCAGCATCCGTGGATGGTGGGTCCGGTCTGGGTGGTGTCGAGGGAGAGGTGGTCGGCCACCGCGGTGATCTCTATGCCGTCGGGGGTGGTTCGGGCCGCGGTCAGCTGAAGGTTCATGGGTAGGCCGGTCAGCGGCACAGTGGTAGTGAGGGTGTCGACCGCGCCGGTCGGGAGCTGGAAGGAGCCCAGGCCCTTGACGCCGAGGCCGGTGGGAGCGAGGGTCAGCCGGTTGTCTGTGACGCTGGCCTGCAGGTCACCGAACGCGGTGACCGACCCGAGCATCGGCACGTCGACCGGCGCTGAGAGCCGGAGGGCGCGGCCGGCGGGGGTGACCCGCAGGTGTCCGGGTTCGGTGGAGAGGAAGGTGTTGAGATCGGGGTAGGTGATCCGGACGGTGCCGACGGCGCGGTCGATCGAGATGGTTGTCAGTTTGTCGGCCATCGCCTTGCGCAGGGGGACATGGACGCCCTGCAGGTGCACTTTGATGTCATCGACGCAGAGGGTCGGCACCGCGATCCGGCGGACGCCGAGCTCGATGTCGCGGTAGCGGCCGGTCGCCACCTGGGTGAGGAATGGGACGCCACCGATGGACACCGTCGGCGGGTTCGGCAGGTGCTGGCTCTTCTGGATCTGGCTGACCATCTGGCCGGCCGCCGCGTGGGCCGCGACCCGGTCCCCGACTCCGAGCAGCACCAGCTGGCCGACCAGGAGCACGAGCAGAACGCGTCGCCACCGGCGGCGCCGTCGGTGGCGACCGGGCGGTCCGTCGGCCGGCTCGGTCGTCGCGGGCTGCCTCGGGCGCCCTCGGGGATCAGTTTGATCGGCGGTCCTCGGCCCGACGTTGGCCGGCCCAACCATCTCGGCCGGGGTCGTGTCGGGGCCCTCGGACCACCGTGACGGGGCGGAACCGGTCGAGGGCCGTCTGGGCCGAGTTTCATGGGGACTGTTTCGCCCGCTATTCACGTTCTCAACGCTCCTGTCCGTGCTTGAAGCGGTCCGACGAGGCTCGGAATTCCGGCAACATGGTTGTCATGTGCCAGCGTCGCTTTCGCTTTCTCGTCGAGCCTGTCCGGAGCCCGCTGGCACGTCGTCGTCCCCGCGCCGACATTTCCTGCTACGTCTTTCGTCGTACGTCGCGTGCCGTCATGGTGTGGCGGCTGGGCGGGAGGTGGGTTCTGCGGGTCCAGCCGGTGGATCGGGTGGGTCGCGCACGCTGCGCCGGGGTGCGAGGCGGATCGTGAGCCGGCGAGGCTCCTGCTGGCGGCGCTGCCAGGCGGTACGTACTGCACTCGTGGTACGGGGAACTGTCGGCGTAGGGATGACGACCGGGTGGGGGTCTGCAGGGCAGCCTGGAACGGAACCCGAGAAGAGGCGGAGACCTTTCGTGGCGAGTTTCCCGTATCGGCTGGGCCGGCTCGTCTATCGGCGATGGCGAGATGTCGTGGCGCTGTGGACGGTGGTGCCGGCGACTATTACCTTCGCCACAGCGAAGACACCGCCGGCTACCGGCGAGGCGTTCTCCCTTCCCGGTACCACTAGTTCCGCGTGCGCCGAGTCCGCCGCGGTCCGATGAGAATTCCCCGCCCCGAGGGCCGTCCCGACGACGCTGTGCCGCACCGGCCGGCGGACACGTACCGTAGGCGCCACAGTTACGGCACCCGACCGAAACTCGTGATCATGGCGATGGGCTGGCGACGGTTCGCGAGCGACCACCACGGGCTGGCCACAGCGGTGGTCGCACTGCTGATGTTCGTCGCGGCCGGGCCCGGTAGCCGCCTCGCTCCCGGCAAGGACACCCGCCCGGACTCCGCCTGGCCGGCGGTGATACTCGCCGCGATCTCCTGCCTGGCGCTGCTATGGCACGAACGGCGGCCACGCACGGTCGTGACGGTTGTTGCCGTCTGCACTGCAGGCATGGCGTTGCACGGCTACCTCCTGAGCATGCTGCTGATCGCCCCGGCTATGGCAGCTCTCTATTGGCTGGCCGACCACACCGACCGCAGGACCGCGATCGTGTTCACCGGCGCCACCGCCACTGTCGTCGTGACGGCGGCGCTGATCGGTGACCCAGCCAGCTACCCGCTGGTGCTGAAGACCATCGGTCCGATCGCGTGGCTGATACTCCCCGCCGCACTCGGTAACACCGCGCGGCTACGCCGTGGCTACCTGGCCGCCGAGCGGGCCCGCGCCGAGCACGCCGAGCACACCCGGGAGCAGGAGGCCCACCGGCGTGTGATCGACGAGCGCACCCGGATCGCCCGCGAACTGCACGACGTCGTCGCCCACCACATCACCCTGGCCAACGCCCAGGCCAGCACCGCCGCCCACCTCTCCACGACCCGCCCCGAGCAGACCAGGGAGATCCTGACCGGCCTCACCGCGACCACCTCGGCCGCGCTTCGGGACCTCAAGGCCACCGTCGGCCTGCTCCGCGCCGACGACAGCCCACACGCGCCGTTGGAACCCGCCCCCGGACTTGGCCGGCTACCCGACCTGACCGCCGCGCTCGCCGCGGCCGGGCTCACGGTCACCGTCGACGTGGCCGGGAATCCGAGGCCGCTGTCCCCCGGAGTCGATCTGACCGCGTTCCGCGTCATCCAAGAGGCACTGACCAATGTGGCCAAACACGCGGCCACCAACACCGCACACGTACAGATCACCTACTACCGCGACATGCTCACCATGAGCGTCATCAACGACGGCGCCGCGACCAGGCGGCCGCACCCCACGACAGCCGCCACCCAGGAGGAGCCGGATGCGACCGGCGGCGGGCAGGCGACCGGCGGATTCGGCCTCATCGGCATGCGCGAACGTGCCCGCTCGGTCGGCGGCGAGTTGACCGCCGGCCCTCGACCCGAGGGCGGCTTCCAGGTGGCCATGTGTCTTCCACTGCAGCCCACCCCCGTGACGAAGACAGGGACCGATGACGATCCGCATACTGCTCGCCGACGACCAGGCCCTGCTGCGGGCGACATTCCGGATGCTGATCGACTCCCAGGCGGACATGACGGTCGTCGCTGAGGCCGCCGACGGCGCAGAGGCAGTCACCCGCACCCGTCAGCACAGCCCGGACGTCGTCCTCATGGACATCCGGATGCCCGGCACCGACGGCCTGACCGCGACCGCCACCATCGGCGCCGACCCGGACCTGGCCGCCACCAGGATCCTCATCCTGACCACCTTTGAACTCGACGAGTACGTCGCCCAGGCACTGCGCGCCGGTGCCAGTGGATTCCTCGGCAAGGACGTCGGCGCTGACGAACTGCTGTCCGCGATCCGGCTGGTGGCCGCTGGCGACGCGCTGCTCTCGCCCGCCGCAACCCGCGCGCTGATCACCCGCTTTCTCGCCGTGCCCGAACCCAGCACCGCCCGCGCGACCTCCGACACGCTGAACGTCCTGACCACCCGCGAACGAGAGGTAGTAGCGCTCGTCGCCGAGGGCTACTCCAACGACGAGATCGCGGCCCGCCTCGTCATCAGCCCACTCACCGCCCGCACCCACGTCCATCGGGCTATGACCAAACTCCACGCCCGCGACCGCGCCCAACTCGTCGTCATCGCCTACCAGACGGGCCTGGCCATTCAGCCTCGCCGACCCGAGGCGGAACGGAACCGGCCTTGTCAGGGGCGGCACTAGCGTTACAGGCGCAGCGGTCGGGCGGTCGGGGCGCTCCAGTGCGCGGGGTCTTCCCAGTCGACGCCGGGTACGTCGATGAACAGTTCGATCTCGTTGCCGTCGGGGTCTGAGAGGTACAGGCTGTGGGTGAGCCCGTGGTCAGTGGCCCCGTGGATGGGAACGTCGTTGGCCACCAAGGTCGCGAGAACCTCCCGCAGCTCGTCATCGCTTGTGCCGACCCTCAGCCCGAAGTGGTAGAGGCCGACGTGACGTCCGCGCTGCAGGGGGGCCGCGGACTGGCCGACTTCGAGGAGCAACAGCTCGTGGTGGGTACGGCCGCCAGCGTTGAAAGCCATCCCGCGGTAGGGCAGGGGCCCGTCGCCCGAGTAGGCCGGGCGCCAGCCGAGGATGTCACGGTAGAAGTGGGCCGACCGGTCCAGGTCGCGCACATACAGGACGAGGTGTCCGAGCTCTTTGATCTCCACGTCAGGTCTCCCGATAGGCCGAGGGGCGAATTGATCTGTTTGCCAGCGGATTGAAGGGACGTGGTCGCGCCGCGAGCTGACGTCCGTGGCTACCGGGATCCGTACTGCGAAGCCGTCGCGAGCGTCTCCGACCTGGCGGCGGACGCCGAGAGGACCGGCGATCCAAGGCAGCCCCGCTGCCCGGGCTGGAGATGTCTGCGGCCCTGTTCGGAGGACCCCGGCTGGTGCCACGCCGTTTCGTGGTGGGCAGGTACCAGCCGGGGTCACCGGCCGTACGGGTGTGCCTCCGGTTCTGGGCTGACGGAGCGGGGCGCGTCCTGTCAGTCGTCGATCTCGACGACGATCTTTCCACGGGCGGTGCCGCTGGCGAGGGTGGCGAGCCCGTCGGTGGCCTGCTCGAGGGGCAGGACGGTGGTGACGTCGACCTTCAACCTGCCGGCGGCGGCCTGCTCGGCGAGCTCCGCGACGACCTCACGGACGGGAGCGGCCATGACGCCGGTGCCGGTCAGACCGACGGCGGCGAGGGCCTGTTCGTCGGCGGCGCCCAGGGTGCTGGCGACCTTGCCACCCTTGCGGACCGCGCCGAGGGGTGCACTGTCGGCGGTGTAGGCGACGAGGTCGATCAGGGCGTCGACACCGTCGGGATACGCGGCGTGCACCTGCTCGATGACTGAGCCGGCGGTGTAGTCGATGACGATGGTCGCACCCAGCGCGGTCAGTCGATCGGCGTCCACCGCGGTGCTGGTGGCCACGACCGTGACGCCGTGGGCCGCGAGCAGTTGGACGACGTAGGAACCCACGCCACCGCTGGCGCCGACGACGAGGACAGTCTGGCCTTGCTCGGGCTCGACGGCGTCGACGGCGGCCTTGGCGGCGGCCGCGGCGAGGGGAAGCGCCGCGGCCGTGGTGAAGCTGAGACCGGCTGGCTTGCGGGTGACCGCGGCGGCGGGCAGCAGTGCGTACTCGGCGAGGGTGCCGGCCTGGATCGGCGGAGCTAGCAGCATGTGGCCGATCACCTCGTCGCCGACGGCGACGTGGGTGACGCCGGCTCCGACCGCCTCGACGACGCCCGCGGCGTCACGGCCGAGGACCAGCGGGTACATGTGCGGCAGCATCTCGGCCATCATCCCGGCGGCCAGGGCGTTGTCGAGGGCGTTGAGACCGGCCGCCTTCACCCGGACCAGGACCGTGTCCTCGATCGGTCCCGGGATGGGCAGGTCGGACAGACGAGGCTGCTCGCCCGCGGCCGGGACATTCAATGCGCGCATGTGTGCTCCGTAGCAGATCGGGATCGATGACGACCCAGGCGGGTGGGTGAGTGTCGCGGCTCGGCTCTTCGCCGCGGCCGGCCAGTGCTCAAGTTGAAGCTTCAACTCAAACCTAGAGAGCATCACTTGAAGTGTCAAGTGACCAACGGGTTGGTTTGGTTGATGGTTCAAGCTAGGCTGATGGCGTGGACGCGCAGCAGCCGCGCTGGCTGACCGACGAGGAGATGCAGATCTGGCTGACCCTGGCCAGGGTGCTGATCAGGCTTCCGGCCGCACTCGACGACCAGCTCCAGCGGGACGCTGGGATCAGCCACTTCGAGTACCAGGTGCTGGCCGGGCTGTCCGGAGCCCCCGGGTGCACCCTGCGGATGAGCGTCCTGGCCGTCTTCGCCAACGGATCACTCTCCCGGCTTTCTCACGTGATCGGGCGGCTGGAGAAGGCGGGCTGGGTACGCCGCGCACCGGACCCCGGCGACGGTCGCTACACCCTGGCGATCCTCACGGACGCGGGCCGGGAGAAAGTCGTCGCGACCGCCCCCG of the Pseudofrankia saprophytica genome contains:
- a CDS encoding DinB family protein, which translates into the protein MFIWPRMTAGPERLMLESLLDRNRQALIDTTRGLSETDARRRLVVSLTTPIGLIKHAATAERIWFQRTLLGLDESACDGYATGDDGSFVVAGGETLADVIAEFERASERSRVIAADFELDDTKPHPRAGDVSLRFVYLLLIEDFARHAGHGDILREQITAAR
- a CDS encoding IS6 family transposase, with amino-acid sequence MSELVGFRFPSEVIVLAVRWYLRFALSYRDVEELLAERGIDVDHVTVYRWVRRFTPLLVEAARPCRHRPASGWFVDETYIKIAGRWTYLYRAVDQHGQVIDVLASERRDQLAARRFLQQALTHGCRPVEVTTDKALVYPRVLDEMLPEAWHIDAARENNRIESDHGRLKARLRPMRGLKRLRSAQTISTGHALIQNIRRGHYELATDVDPRLRLSAAFSELAAVV
- a CDS encoding LmeA family phospholipid-binding protein encodes the protein MLLVGQLVLLGVGDRVAAHAAAGQMVSQIQKSQHLPNPPTVSIGGVPFLTQVATGRYRDIELGVRRIAVPTLCVDDIKVHLQGVHVPLRKAMADKLTTISIDRAVGTVRITYPDLNTFLSTEPGHLRVTPAGRALRLSAPVDVPMLGSVTAFGDLQASVTDNRLTLAPTGLGVKGLGSFQLPTGAVDTLTTTVPLTGLPMNLQLTAARTTPDGIEITAVADHLSLDTTQTGPTIHGC
- a CDS encoding sensor histidine kinase, with protein sequence MAMGWRRFASDHHGLATAVVALLMFVAAGPGSRLAPGKDTRPDSAWPAVILAAISCLALLWHERRPRTVVTVVAVCTAGMALHGYLLSMLLIAPAMAALYWLADHTDRRTAIVFTGATATVVVTAALIGDPASYPLVLKTIGPIAWLILPAALGNTARLRRGYLAAERARAEHAEHTREQEAHRRVIDERTRIARELHDVVAHHITLANAQASTAAHLSTTRPEQTREILTGLTATTSAALRDLKATVGLLRADDSPHAPLEPAPGLGRLPDLTAALAAAGLTVTVDVAGNPRPLSPGVDLTAFRVIQEALTNVAKHAATNTAHVQITYYRDMLTMSVINDGAATRRPHPTTAATQEEPDATGGGQATGGFGLIGMRERARSVGGELTAGPRPEGGFQVAMCLPLQPTPVTKTGTDDDPHTARRRPGPAAGDIPDADRLPGGHDGRR
- a CDS encoding response regulator transcription factor, with product MTIRILLADDQALLRATFRMLIDSQADMTVVAEAADGAEAVTRTRQHSPDVVLMDIRMPGTDGLTATATIGADPDLAATRILILTTFELDEYVAQALRAGASGFLGKDVGADELLSAIRLVAAGDALLSPAATRALITRFLAVPEPSTARATSDTLNVLTTREREVVALVAEGYSNDEIAARLVISPLTARTHVHRAMTKLHARDRAQLVVIAYQTGLAIQPRRPEAERNRPCQGRH
- a CDS encoding VOC family protein; this translates as MEIKELGHLVLYVRDLDRSAHFYRDILGWRPAYSGDGPLPYRGMAFNAGGRTHHELLLLEVGQSAAPLQRGRHVGLYHFGLRVGTSDDELREVLATLVANDVPIHGATDHGLTHSLYLSDPDGNEIELFIDVPGVDWEDPAHWSAPTARPLRL
- a CDS encoding NADP-dependent oxidoreductase, coding for MRALNVPAAGEQPRLSDLPIPGPIEDTVLVRVKAAGLNALDNALAAGMMAEMLPHMYPLVLGRDAAGVVEAVGAGVTHVAVGDEVIGHMLLAPPIQAGTLAEYALLPAAAVTRKPAGLSFTTAAALPLAAAAAKAAVDAVEPEQGQTVLVVGASGGVGSYVVQLLAAHGVTVVATSTAVDADRLTALGATIVIDYTAGSVIEQVHAAYPDGVDALIDLVAYTADSAPLGAVRKGGKVASTLGAADEQALAAVGLTGTGVMAAPVREVVAELAEQAAAGRLKVDVTTVLPLEQATDGLATLASGTARGKIVVEIDD
- a CDS encoding MarR family winged helix-turn-helix transcriptional regulator: MDAQQPRWLTDEEMQIWLTLARVLIRLPAALDDQLQRDAGISHFEYQVLAGLSGAPGCTLRMSVLAVFANGSLSRLSHVIGRLEKAGWVRRAPDPGDGRYTLAILTDAGREKVVATAPGHVEAVRALVFDPLTRTQQRQLGDIGRRIAHTVDPAGSDLDKLTS